Proteins encoded in a region of the Corynebacterium genitalium ATCC 33030 genome:
- the purN gene encoding phosphoribosylglycinamide formyltransferase — MAVVSDSSGSPEISVAVLVSGSGTLLQAILDHQGRYSVDFVVADVECPALDRARAAGIRAEVVAVDGDRDEWNVRLAETVASTDPDVVVSAGFMKILGQGFLDRFEGSLINTHPALLPAFPGAHAVRDALAYGVKVTGTTVHYIDSGVDTGEIIAQRALNVREGETEEELHERIKVMERELIVDTLHRATPTTTGKVEFSA, encoded by the coding sequence TTGGCCGTTGTGTCAGACTCTTCAGGCTCTCCAGAGATTTCCGTTGCCGTGTTGGTGTCGGGGTCGGGGACGCTATTGCAGGCCATCCTTGATCACCAAGGCCGCTACAGCGTAGACTTCGTCGTCGCCGACGTTGAGTGCCCTGCATTGGACCGGGCGCGCGCTGCCGGGATCCGCGCCGAGGTTGTCGCAGTGGATGGTGACCGCGACGAGTGGAATGTCCGTCTCGCGGAGACGGTGGCGAGTACAGACCCCGATGTGGTCGTCTCCGCCGGATTCATGAAGATCCTCGGGCAGGGTTTCTTGGATCGGTTCGAAGGCTCGCTCATCAACACTCACCCAGCACTTCTGCCGGCGTTCCCCGGAGCGCACGCCGTCCGGGACGCTCTGGCGTACGGCGTGAAAGTCACCGGAACGACGGTGCACTACATCGATTCGGGGGTAGACACGGGCGAAATCATTGCCCAGCGTGCGCTGAATGTGCGCGAGGGTGAAACTGAAGAAGAGTTGCACGAACGGATTAAGGTGATGGAGCGCGAGTTGATCGTCGATACGCTCCATCGCGCCACCCCCACGACGACCGGAAAGGTTGAGTTCTCCGCATGA